One window of Mucilaginibacter inviolabilis genomic DNA carries:
- a CDS encoding ABC transporter permease, which translates to MLENEDWDIKITAQNSIFDLKLKDVWHYRDLLLLLVRRDFVSFYKQTILGPIWFFIQPAITILFYTLVFGNLAGIPVDGLPKPLFYLAGTIVWNYFAECLIKTSTVFRDNAALLGKVYFPRLIMPLSIVLSNLIRFGVQFLLFMILYMVYLFKGSVIVPNAFLLLLPLLIIMIAALGLGLGMIISAVTTKYRDLAFIVSFGVPLLMYTTTVIFPLSVAETRYPAYSWLVKFNPVTAIIETFRYGFLGRGSFSWELMGYSLATTIIILLLGTIIFNRVEKTFVDTV; encoded by the coding sequence ATGTTGGAAAACGAAGACTGGGACATCAAAATAACCGCACAAAACAGCATTTTCGACCTAAAGCTTAAGGATGTATGGCATTACCGCGATCTGCTATTGTTATTGGTAAGGCGCGATTTTGTTTCATTTTATAAGCAGACCATCCTGGGCCCCATCTGGTTTTTTATACAACCGGCTATCACCATTTTATTTTACACCCTGGTTTTTGGTAACCTGGCCGGGATACCGGTTGATGGCCTGCCAAAGCCCTTATTTTATTTGGCAGGAACCATCGTATGGAATTATTTTGCCGAATGTCTTATCAAAACATCAACCGTTTTTAGGGACAACGCTGCATTATTAGGGAAGGTTTATTTTCCCCGGCTAATTATGCCGCTGAGCATTGTATTATCCAACCTCATCAGGTTTGGTGTACAGTTTTTACTTTTTATGATCCTTTATATGGTGTATCTGTTTAAAGGGAGTGTTATTGTTCCGAATGCTTTTTTATTGCTGTTACCTTTACTCATCATCATGATAGCAGCTCTGGGTTTAGGTCTGGGAATGATCATATCAGCGGTAACAACCAAATATCGCGACCTGGCTTTTATCGTATCATTTGGGGTACCTTTATTAATGTATACAACAACGGTAATTTTCCCTCTGTCGGTAGCCGAAACCAGATATCCGGCTTATAGCTGGCTGGTAAAATTTAACCCGGTAACGGCTATCATTGAAACTTTCAGATATGGATTTTTGGGGCGCGGAAGTTTTAGCTGGGAGCTGATGGGCTATAGCTTAGCAACCACTATTATCATTCTGTTGCTTGGTACTATTATATTTAACCGGGTTGAAAAAACATTTGTCGATACTGTATAA